The Impatiens glandulifera chromosome 3, dImpGla2.1, whole genome shotgun sequence genome contains a region encoding:
- the LOC124928837 gene encoding LEAF RUST 10 DISEASE-RESISTANCE LOCUS RECEPTOR-LIKE PROTEIN KINASE-like 2.5: MFEVSRRSNLLSVSSIVLLLLLLLLVLNCRASSCGDIHNISFPFRLGGGGGGGNKRCLFDDYFSLSCEEDNRTYLSLHSVKYHVQSINYGNSSIRLTPVGLDTTNCSSLPLYSVNLNSFNLYSLPISMYYIKWPFPRVYSVSSTWPTPVTFLSCESPLPAKSSRYYIDVSASCNLSSSSFRSGTSLYAVVGNITLMNIEDSCTVETTGLTSDPNLLAGSRVRSNLSYQDVHNALALGFDTFWQFKICGECEKRAYCLGGGDASSLCQKGCFERSGTFWLIFDATIRRTSISVLSFFLVEPLIDEYLSWTRDNQVFSLIVDCSVFLLLITVLWFLLRILCMPCIFGFLIYKFKRRHFSTFDNIEGFLRGENNFIPIRYSFWEIRKMTNGFRDKLGEGGYGCVYKGTLRSGTLVAVKMLSKAKADGQEFINEVSTLGRIHHLNVVQLIGYCAERHQRALVYDFMPNGSLEKYIFSKEDNPSLSYDQLFEISLGVARGIEYLHRGCDMQILHFDIKPHNILLGEDFTPKVSDFGLAKLYPAQDSIVPLTAVRGTMGYIAPELFYRNIGGLSYKADVYSFGMLLMEMASKRKNWSSSVSHSSQIYYPSWVNKQFSDGIDVEMGDMTNEEAKIVRKMMLVALWCIQMKPSDRPTMHKVVEMLEGDAEVIEIPPKPFLFGEDMVLENNNIFNISGAGVDAITMDFSAR; the protein is encoded by the exons ATGTTTGAGGTGAGCAGAAGAAGCAACTTGCTTTCTGTATCTTCAatcgttcttcttcttctccttctccttttGGTACTAAATTGCCGTGCCAGTTCATGCGGAGATATTCACAACATCAGCTTTCCTTTCCGattaggaggaggaggaggaggaggcaaTAAACGATGCTTATTTGACGACTATTTCTCTCTGTCCTGCGAGGAGGATAATCGGACGTATCTCTCCTTACACTCCGTCAAATACCACGTTCAGTCCATCAATTACGGCAATAGCTCCATCCGTCTCACCCCTGTCGGCCTAGATACGACCAATTGTTCATCTCTCCCTCTCTACTCTGTGAACctaaatagttttaatttatactCTCTTCCTATTAGCATGTATTACATTAAATGGCCTTTCCCTCGGGTATATTCCGTCTCTTCTACATGGCCCACACCTGTGACATTCTTAAGCTGTGAATCTCCACTTCCTGCAAAATCATCTAGATACTATATTGACGTTTCCGCTTCTTGTAATCTATCATCATCTTCGTTCAGATCCGGAACATCTTTGTACGCTGTAGTGGGCAATATAACATTGATGAACATTGAGGATTCCTGTACGGTGGAAACCACGGGATTGACCTCTGATCCCAACTTATTAGCTGGTAGTAGAGTTAGGAGTAATCTTTCCTACCAAGATGTACACAACGCTTTGGCCTTGGGTTTTGATACTTTTTGGCAATTTAAAATCTGTGGAGAATGTGAGAAAAGGGCCTATTGCCTGGGTGGTGGTGATGCGTCTAGCCTGTGCCAAAAAGGGTGTTTTGAACGGTCAG GAACCTTCTGGCTAATATTTGATGCTACTATTAGAAGAACGTCTATCTCCGTCCTTAGCTTTTTCTTGGTAGAGCCGCTAATAG aTGAATATTTGAGTTGGACTCGGGACAACCAAGTCTTCTCACTTATTGTGG ATTGCTCGGTCTTTCTTCTGCTAATCACAG TTTTGTGGTTCCTTTTAAGAATTCTTTGCATGCCATGCATCTTTGGCTTTCTGATCTACAAATTCAAGAGGAGACATTTCTCAACCTTCGACAATATCGAAGGTTTCTTGAGGGGTGAGAACAATTTCATACCTATAAGGTACTCTTTCTGGGAGATTAGGAAGATGACTAATGGGTTTCGAGATAAGCTGGGGGAAGGAGGATACGGTTGTGTATACAAAGGAACTCTTCGAAGTGGAACTCTCGTTGCAGTAAAGATGCTGAGCAAAGCTAAAGCTGATGGACAAGAATTCATTAATGAAGTCTCTACCTTAGGAAGAATTCATCATTTGAATGTGGTTCAACTGATTGGATATTGTGCCGAGAGACATCAACGTGCTCTGGTTTATGACTTCATGCCCAACGGTTCTCTTGAGAAGTATATATTCTCCAAAGAGGATAATCCTTCCTTGAGTTACGACCAACTCTTTGAAATTTCCCTTGGAGTGGCTCGCGGAATAGAGTACTTGCATCGAGGCTGCGATATGCAAATCTTGCATTTCGACATCAAGCCCCATAACATTCTCCTTGGCGAGGATTTTACTCCAAAGGTTTCTGACTTTGGTCTTGCAAAACTTTATCCCGCACAAGACAGTATTGTGCCTCTAACTGCAGTTCGAGGAACCATGGGTTACATCGCCCCAGAGCTATTCTACAGAAATATCGGAGGGCTTTCTTATAAAGCAGATGTTTATAGTTTCGGGATGTTGTTGATGGAAATGGCTAGTAAGAGAAAGAACTGGAGTTCCTCGGTCAGTCACTCGAGCCAAATTTACTACCCTTCTTGGGTTAACAAACAATTCAGTGATGGAATAGATGTTGAAATGGGAGACATGACTAATGAGGAGGCAAAGATTGTGCGTAAGATGATGTTGGTGGCTTTATGGTGCATTCAAATGAAACCTAGCGATCGACCTACCATGCATAAGGTTGTggagatgcttgaaggtgatgCAGAGGTTATAGAGATTCCTCCAAAACCATTTTTGTTTGGTGAAGATATGGTATTAGAgaataataatatctttaatataTCTGGTGCTGGTGTGGATGCTATTACTATGGATTTCAGTGCTCGTTAA
- the LOC124929589 gene encoding LEAF RUST 10 DISEASE-RESISTANCE LOCUS RECEPTOR-LIKE PROTEIN KINASE-like 2.2: MHNITFPFKLKDVSKQQCLFDNFFALSCENNTTYISLYSGKYHVHSINYINHSIRLSPVGIDHKSNSCSSLLYSENLRTTHLHDHYSLLSQFISSAQVIFLTCKSPVKSRPYYIEIPTSCNLSLSRGGQQVYAMVATANVVGDIEDSCTVETIAFTSDPKLVDGIKRHGLISYQDIHNSLAYGFDLSWGYRFCGDCERRALCMGDDPNLCSNEGCWNRGVLLIYSPAIFAPIDKMIHHVLVFIQGEKLHAEFLHWATNNLIYSLIVNTLVFIVRIIIIWFLLRFCCMPCTFGFLIFKFKRRHFSTFDNIEGFLRGENNLLPIRYSYWEIRKMTNVFRDKLGEGGYGSVYKGTLRSGTLVAVKMLTKAKSDGQEFMNEVSTLGRIHHVNVVRLVGYCAERYQRALVYEFMPNGSLEKYIFSKEENVSLTNDQIFTIALGVARGIEYLHRGCDMQILHFDIKPHNILLDHDFTPKISDFGLAKLYPAQHSIVPLTAIRGTMGYIAPELFYRNIGGVSYKADVYSFGMLLMEMAGKRKNWSSSVDRSSQIFFPCWVYNQVVSVHGPIEMGDQIINKDEEIVRKIMLVALWCIQMKPSDRPPMHKVVEILEGNIEHIEIPPRSFLFDRDMSTPNNMYDNLSGAGVDAITMDLSAR; encoded by the exons ATGCATAACATCACCTTCCCCTTCAAATTAAAGGACGTCAGTAAACAACAATGCTTATTTGACAATTTCTTCGCTCTCTCCTGCGAGAACAACACAACATACATCTCCTTATACTCCGGTAAATACCACGTTCACTCCATCAATTACATCAACCATTCCATTCGTCTCTCCCCTGTCGGCATAGATCATAAATCCAACTCATGTTCATCTCTCCTCTACTCTGAAAACCTCAGAACTACCCATCTTCACGATCATTACAGTTTGTTATCTCAATTTATAAGCTCTGCACAAGTAATATTCTTGACCTGCAAATCTCCAGTAAAATCTCGACCCTACTACATAGAAATTCCCACTTCCTGCAATCTATCATTGTCTAGGGGGGGACAACAAGTGTACGCTATGGTCGCCACTGCAAACGTAGTGGGTGATATTGAAGATTCTTGTACGGTGGAAACAATCGCTTTTACCTCTGATCCGAAATTGGTAGATGGAATCAAAAGACACGGTCTGATTTCTTACCAAGATATTCATAACAGTTTGGCTTATGGGTTTGATCTCTCTTGGGGATACCGGTTCTGTGGAGATTGTGAGAGAAGGGCTTTGTGTATGGGTGATGATCCAAATCTTTGCTCGAATGAAGGTTGCTGGAATCGAGGAGTCTTATTGA TATACTCGCCGGCAATCTTTGCACCTATTGATAAAATGATTCATCATGTCCTAGTCTTTATACAGGGAGAGAAGCTACATG CTGAATTCTTGCATTGGGCAACCAACAACTTAATCTATTCACTTATTGTGA ATACCCTGGTCTTCATCGTACGAATCATAA TTATATGGTTCCTTTTAAGATTTTGTTGTATGCCATGCACATTTGGCTTTTTGATCTTCAAATTTAAGAGGAGGCATTTCTCAACGTTTGATAATATTGAAGGTTTCTTGAGGGGTGAGAACAATTTGTTACCTATAAGGTACTCTTATTGGGAGATTAGGAAGATGACTAATGTGTTTCGGGATAAACTGGGGGAAGGAGGATACGGTTCTGTATACAAAGGAACTCTTCGTAGTGGAACACTCGTTGCTGTAAAGATGTTGACCAAAGCTAAATCGGATGGACAAGAATTCATGAATGAAGTATCTACCCTAGGAAGAATTCATCATGTCAATGTGGTTCGATTGGTTGGATATTGTGCAGAAAGGTATCAACGTGCTCTTGTTTATGAATTCATGCCCAACGGATCACTTGAGAAGTATATATTCTCGAAAGAAGAAAATGTGTCATTGACTAATGACCAAATTTTCACAATTGCCTTAGGAGTGGCCCGTGGAATCGAGTATCTGCATCGAGGTTGCGACATGCAAATCTTGCATTTCGATATCAAACCACACAACATCCTTCTTGATCATGATTTCACCCCCAAGATTTCAGACTTTGGGCTTGCGAAACTTTACCCTGCACAACATAGTATTGTGCCCCTAACTGCAATAAGAGGAACCATGGGCTACATTGCACCCGAACTATTCTATAGAAATATCGGAGGGGTATCGTATAAAGCAGATGTATATAGTTTTGGTATGTTGTTGATGGAAATGGCTGGTAAAAGGAAGAACTGGAGTTCATCTGTTGATAGATCAAGCCAAATCTTCTTTCCTTGTTGGGTTTACAACCAAGTTGTTAGTGTTCATGGTCCTATTGAAATGGGAGACCAAATTATAAACAAGGATGAAGAGATTGTACGCAAGATAATGTTGGTGGCTTTGTGGTGTATTCAAATGAAGCCGAGTGATCGACCTCCCATGCACAAGGTTGTGGAAATACTTGAAGGCAATATCGAGCACATCGAGATTCCTCCTAGATCTTTTTTGTTCGATCGGGACATGTCAACCCCAAACAATATGTATGACAATCTATCGGGTGCTGGTGTGGATGCCATAACTATGGATTTAAGTGCACGATGA
- the LOC124928834 gene encoding rust resistance kinase Lr10-like: protein MFDCISSVNGSSTFLILIIIILSVPKCDSSSSCGHIHNISFPFQLIKNKPHHKHCLDEFFSLSCENNQTYISLSSGKYHVRSINYANHSIRLSPVGIDHNTHCSTFLNYSLHRQKLGLFDLFGFYYFKDKWPTMVSFLTCEIPVKSGIPTYVNVSDSCTSLSKSDRFVYALLGNNNTTLGEIEDSCSVKSVDLFTSYSELATIKSNISYKDIHKALAFGFDVSWRFYLCMVCKKRASCLGVAKSLCQESCALDRLIIGLGSVGYAGLLVIIIVVWFLLRICCMPCIFGFLIYTFKRRHLSSFQIIEGFLKGQNNLIPIRYSYWEIKKMTKRFQYKLGEGGFGSVYKGTLRSGSIVAIKMLNKAKSDGQDFMNEVSTLGRIHHVNVVRLIGYCAESSKRALVYDFMPNGSLEKYIFSKEMETPLTNDQIFRISLGVARGIEYLHRGCDMQILHFDIKPHNILLDEDFTPKVSDFGLAKLYPAQDNIVTLTAARGTMGYIAPELFYRNIGGISYKSDVYSFGMMLMEMASNRKNWSSSVSHSSQIYYPSWIYKQLSDGTDVELGNMTNEEAKIVRKMMLVALWCIQMKPSDRPPMHRVVEMLEGDIELIEIPPKPFLFGENMELENNNILNLSGAGVDAITMEFSAR, encoded by the exons ATGTTTGATTGCATTTCTTCTGTTAATGGATCTTCAACCTTTCtcattctcatcatcatcatcctctcCGTTCCAAAATGTGATTCTAGTTCTTCCTGCGGCCATATTCACAATATCAGCTTCCCATTCCAATTGATCAAGAACAAGCCTCATCACAAACATTGCTTGGACGAATTTTTCTCACTCTCCTGCGAGAATAACCAGACATACATCTCTTTATCCTCCGGAAAATACCACGTTCGGTCCATTAACTACGCCAACCATTCCATCCGTCTATCCCCTGTCGGCATAGATCATAACACTCACTGTTCCACTTTCCTTAACTACTCTCTACACCGCCAAAAACTCGGATTGTTCGATCTTTTTGGCTTTTATTACTTCAAAGACAAATGGCCCACAATGGTAAGCTTCTTGACCTGTGAAATTCCTGTCAAATCTGGAATACCCACCTACGTAAACGTTTCCGATTCGTGTACTTCTTTGTCGAAATCCGATAGATTTGTCTATGCTCTTCTGggtaataataatacaacattGGGGGAAATTGAGGATTCTTGTTCGGTGAAAAGCGTTGATCTTTTTACTTCTTATAGTGAATTAGCTAcaattaaaagtaatatttcCTACAAAGATATACACAAAGCTTTGGCCTTTGGCTTTGATGTTTCTTGGCGATTTTACCTTTGTATGGTTTGTAAGAAAAGGGCTTCGTGCTTGGGAGTCGCTAAAAGCCTTTGCCAGGAATCTTGTGCTTTGG ATAGATTGATCATTGGTTTGGGAAGCG TTGGATATGCTGGTTTATTGGTGATTATCATAG TTGTATGGTTCCTTTTAAGAATTTGTTGCATGCCATGCATCTTCGGCTTTCTGATCTACACATTCAAGAGGAGACatttgtcgtccttccaaatTATCGAAGGCTTCTTGAAGGGTCAGAACAATTTGATTCCAATAAGGTACTCCTATTGGGAGATTAAGAAGATGACTAAAAGATTTCAATACAAGTTAGGGGAAGGAGGATTCGGTTCTGTATACAAAG GAACTCTTCGTAGTGGATCTATAGTGGCTATAAAGATGTTGAACAAAGCTAAATCGGATGGGCAAGACTTTATGAATGAAGTCTCTACCCTAGGAAGGATTCATCATGTTAACGTGGTTCGACTTATTGGATATTGTGCAGAAAGCTCTAAACGCGCTCTAGTTTATGACTTCATGCCCAACGGGTCTCTTGAGAAGTACATATTCTCCAAAGAAATGGAAACACCATTGACTAATGACCAAATTTTCAGGATTTCCCTTGGAGTGGCTCGCGGAATTGAGTACTTGCATCGAGGCTGTGATATGCAAATCTTGCATTTTGACATCAAGCCTCATAACATTCTTCTTGATGAGGATTTTACTCCAAAGGTTTCTGATTTTGGGCTTGCAAAACTTTATCCCGCACAAGACAATATTGTGACTCTAACTGCAGCACGAGGAACCATGGGCTACATTGCCCCAGAACTATTCTATAGAAATATTGGAGGGATTTCCTATAAATCAGATGTTTATAGTTTTGGGATGATGCTGATGGAAATGGCCAGTAATAGAAAGAACTGGAGTTCTTCTGTCAGTCACTCGAGTCAAATTTATTACCCTTCTTGGATTTACAAACAATTAAGTGATGGAACAGATGTTGAATTGGGAAACATGACTAATGAGGAGGCAAAGATTGTGCGAAAGATGATGCTGGTGGCTTTATGGTGCATTCAAATGAAACCTAGCGATCGACCTCCCATGCATAGGGTTGTggagatgcttgaaggtgataTAGAGCTTATCGAAATTCCTCCAAAACCATTTTTGTTTGGTGAAAATATGGAATTAGAGAATAATAATATCCTTAATCTGTCTGGTGCTGGCGTGGATGCTATTACTATGGAATTCAGTGCTCGTTAA